A window of the Streptomyces griseochromogenes genome harbors these coding sequences:
- a CDS encoding DUF3027 domain-containing protein → MSAATTRSRTPDRLCAEAVDLARAAAEEAAAPGVVGEHVGLVSEGDRVVTHFFECKELGYRGWRWAATVARASRAKIVTLDEVVLLPGPDALLAPEWVPWSERLRPGDLGPGDLLPTDQEDLRLEPGYLGEEEPPPNSVVSEDMAELAEAEDADVSPGTPAVQPTVPVRGSIAALAEELGMRRARVLSRYGLHIAADRWEEAFGSKTPMAQAAPATCMSCGFLTPIGGSLGQAFGVCANEFSPADGRVVSLSYGCGGHSEAAVMPKPPQPAVPVIDEMKVDVFPLRPSRDSGSVPEPGDEETAELGHS, encoded by the coding sequence GTGAGCGCAGCGACAACGCGAAGCCGCACCCCCGACCGTCTGTGCGCCGAGGCGGTGGACCTCGCCCGAGCCGCCGCCGAGGAGGCGGCCGCGCCCGGTGTGGTGGGTGAGCACGTCGGCCTGGTGTCGGAGGGCGACCGTGTTGTCACGCACTTCTTCGAGTGCAAAGAACTCGGCTATCGCGGCTGGCGCTGGGCGGCGACCGTGGCCCGGGCCTCCCGCGCCAAGATCGTGACCCTGGACGAGGTGGTCCTCCTCCCCGGCCCCGACGCCCTCCTCGCCCCCGAGTGGGTCCCCTGGAGCGAGCGCCTGCGCCCCGGCGACCTCGGCCCCGGCGATCTGCTCCCCACCGACCAGGAGGACCTGCGCCTGGAGCCCGGCTACCTGGGCGAGGAGGAGCCCCCGCCGAACTCGGTCGTGTCCGAGGACATGGCGGAACTGGCGGAGGCCGAGGACGCGGACGTAAGCCCGGGAACCCCGGCCGTCCAGCCGACGGTCCCCGTCCGCGGCTCGATCGCCGCACTGGCCGAGGAACTGGGCATGCGCCGCGCCCGAGTCCTCTCCCGCTACGGCCTGCACATCGCCGCCGACCGCTGGGAGGAGGCGTTCGGCTCCAAGACGCCGATGGCCCAGGCCGCCCCCGCGACGTGCATGTCCTGCGGCTTCCTCACCCCCATCGGCGGCTCGCTCGGCCAGGCCTTCGGCGTCTGCGCGAACGAGTTCTCCCCGGCCGACGGCCGCGTGGTCTCCCTGTCGTACGGCTGCGGCGGCCACTCGGAGGCGGCGGTCATGCCGAAGCCGCCCCAGCCGGCCGTGCCGGTGATCGACGAGATGAAGGTCGACGTCTTCCCCCTCCGGCCGTCCCGCGACTCGGGCTCGGTTCCGGAGCCGGGGGACGAGGAGACGGCGGAACTGGGGCACTCCTAG
- a CDS encoding futalosine hydrolase: MVLQAEEGLITPSVRALVATAVPAERDAVAQAFPGAGEAIRLPGAPEGPDLPGVSVVRTAAGYDLLAAGVGPARAAASTATALTAAAVGGAPYGLVVSVGIGGGFQPGAPLGSLVVADAITVADLGAESADGFLPVTELGFGTVTHRSPASLVRAVSEAVGARVGTILTVSTVTGTAARAAELRARHPRALAEGMEGFGVAEAAAAHGVPVLEIRAVSNPVGPRDRAAWRIGDALAALTEGFGKLAPALESWNTHDQ; encoded by the coding sequence GTGGTCCTTCAAGCTGAAGAAGGCCTGATCACGCCTTCCGTACGCGCCCTCGTAGCCACCGCGGTCCCCGCCGAACGGGACGCGGTGGCACAAGCGTTCCCCGGCGCGGGTGAGGCGATACGGCTGCCGGGGGCCCCGGAAGGCCCGGACCTCCCCGGGGTCTCGGTGGTCCGGACGGCCGCCGGGTACGACCTGCTGGCCGCCGGTGTCGGGCCCGCCCGCGCCGCCGCCTCCACCGCCACCGCGCTCACCGCCGCCGCCGTCGGCGGCGCCCCTTACGGCCTCGTCGTGTCCGTCGGGATCGGCGGTGGCTTCCAGCCCGGGGCGCCGCTCGGCTCGCTCGTCGTCGCCGACGCGATCACCGTGGCCGATCTGGGCGCCGAGAGCGCCGACGGCTTCCTCCCGGTCACCGAACTCGGCTTCGGAACCGTCACCCACCGCTCGCCCGCATCACTCGTACGAGCAGTGTCCGAGGCGGTCGGCGCGCGCGTCGGCACCATCCTCACCGTCTCCACCGTGACCGGCACCGCCGCCCGCGCCGCCGAGCTGCGCGCCCGCCACCCGCGGGCCCTCGCCGAGGGCATGGAGGGGTTCGGCGTGGCCGAGGCGGCAGCCGCGCACGGGGTGCCCGTGCTGGAGATCCGCGCCGTGTCCAACCCGGTCGGCCCGCGCGACCGAGCCGCCTGGCGCATCGGCGACGCCCTCGCCGCCCTCACCGAGGGCTTCGGGAAGCTCGCGCCCGCATTGGAGAGTTGGAACACCCATGACCAGTGA
- a CDS encoding DUF2771 domain-containing protein: MTTLQSVVRRRRAVAAAGAVSAGLLVLSACEKPTPVATITVGRSSVNSEALCYNDGKPLDQKSLAKCAKKAGDIESIKVDPDQTIRVGVDPKIADAGWVLLVNGRQFTDVSKKTYTTVPGSAFFNVQYGTQGDTNTVSIQMGQSPAKGLWSFKLKKA, translated from the coding sequence ATGACCACGCTGCAATCCGTTGTGCGACGCCGCCGCGCCGTCGCCGCCGCCGGCGCCGTTTCCGCCGGACTGCTCGTTCTGTCGGCATGCGAGAAGCCCACGCCCGTCGCGACGATCACCGTCGGCCGAAGCTCGGTCAACTCCGAGGCGCTCTGCTACAACGACGGCAAACCGCTGGACCAGAAGTCGCTCGCGAAGTGCGCCAAGAAGGCCGGCGACATCGAGTCGATCAAGGTGGACCCGGACCAGACAATCCGTGTCGGTGTCGACCCGAAGATCGCTGACGCGGGCTGGGTCCTGCTGGTGAACGGCCGCCAGTTCACCGACGTGAGCAAGAAGACCTACACCACCGTCCCGGGCAGCGCGTTCTTCAACGTCCAGTACGGCACCCAGGGCGACACCAACACGGTCTCCATCCAGATGGGCCAGAGCCCGGCGAAGGGCCTGTGGTCCTTCAAGCTGAAGAAGGCCTGA
- a CDS encoding MFS transporter — protein sequence MNHVAGADRGSVRGGGSGRVGGAVRAVGRALHFPVTGTARGIRKATHAHGAGESGLGKLIELHAVNGAGDVMITVALASTVFFSVPTDEARGRVALYLAITMAPFTLLAPVVGPLLDRLPHGRRAAMAAAMLTRALLALIISGAVAGGGLELYPAALGVLVASRAYGVVRSAVVPRLLPPRFSLVKANSRVTLAGLLATGVAAPIGAGLHAVGDPWPLYGAFVIFIAGTFLSFSLPPKVDSAKGEARALLAADEQHLHGPYRKQARRPGLRTVGPAVTHALGANAALRCLSGFLIFFLAFLLREHPLTGESAAVSLGIVGVAAGAGNALGTAVGAWLKARAPEIIIVTVVAVVLGTAIVAALFFGAFLVACLAAVAGFGQALAKLSLDALIQRDVPELVRTSAFARSETLLQMAWVFGGAIGIVMPLNGALGLVVAAAIVAAGWLTTLRGLLASARHGTRPRARVA from the coding sequence ATGAACCACGTGGCAGGCGCGGACAGGGGGAGCGTTCGGGGCGGCGGTTCGGGTCGGGTCGGTGGGGCCGTCCGCGCGGTCGGGCGTGCCCTGCACTTTCCCGTGACCGGAACCGCGCGCGGGATCCGGAAGGCCACGCACGCCCATGGCGCCGGCGAGTCGGGGCTGGGGAAGCTGATCGAGCTGCACGCGGTCAACGGGGCCGGTGACGTCATGATCACCGTCGCCCTGGCCTCCACCGTGTTCTTCTCCGTGCCCACCGACGAGGCCCGGGGGCGCGTCGCGCTGTATCTCGCCATCACCATGGCCCCCTTCACCCTCCTCGCCCCCGTCGTCGGCCCCCTCCTGGACCGGCTTCCGCACGGGCGGCGGGCCGCGATGGCCGCGGCGATGCTGACCCGGGCCCTGCTCGCGCTGATCATCTCCGGGGCCGTGGCCGGCGGCGGTCTGGAGCTCTATCCGGCCGCGCTGGGGGTGCTGGTGGCTTCGAGGGCGTACGGGGTGGTGCGCAGCGCTGTCGTGCCGCGGCTGCTGCCGCCCCGGTTCTCCCTGGTCAAAGCCAATTCGCGGGTCACCCTCGCCGGGCTCCTGGCCACCGGTGTGGCCGCGCCGATCGGGGCGGGGCTGCATGCCGTCGGGGATCCCTGGCCGCTGTACGGCGCTTTCGTGATCTTCATTGCAGGGACGTTCCTGTCCTTCTCGCTGCCGCCCAAGGTGGACTCCGCCAAGGGCGAGGCCCGGGCCCTGCTCGCGGCCGACGAACAGCATCTGCACGGGCCGTACCGCAAGCAGGCCAGGCGGCCCGGGCTGCGCACGGTCGGGCCGGCCGTCACCCATGCCCTCGGAGCCAACGCCGCGCTGCGCTGTCTGTCCGGCTTCCTGATCTTCTTCCTCGCCTTCCTGCTGCGCGAGCACCCGCTGACCGGGGAGAGCGCGGCGGTCTCGCTGGGAATCGTGGGCGTGGCGGCGGGCGCCGGCAACGCGCTGGGCACGGCCGTCGGCGCCTGGCTGAAAGCGAGGGCTCCGGAGATCATCATCGTGACCGTCGTCGCGGTGGTGCTCGGAACCGCGATCGTGGCCGCGCTGTTCTTCGGGGCCTTCCTCGTGGCCTGTCTGGCCGCCGTAGCCGGGTTCGGGCAGGCGCTGGCGAAGCTGTCCCTGGACGCGCTGATCCAGCGGGACGTGCCCGAGCTGGTGCGGACCTCGGCCTTCGCGCGCTCGGAGACGCTGTTGCAGATGGCGTGGGTGTTCGGCGGCGCGATCGGCATCGTGATGCCCCTCAACGGCGCCCTGGGACTGGTGGTCGCGGCGGCGATCGTGGCCGCCGGCTGGCTGACCACCCTGCGCGGACTGCTCGCCTCGGCGCGGCACGGCACCAGGCCGCGGGCGCGAGTGGCGTAA